Proteins from a genomic interval of Arachis hypogaea cultivar Tifrunner chromosome 10, arahy.Tifrunner.gnm2.J5K5, whole genome shotgun sequence:
- the LOC112716109 gene encoding chloride conductance regulatory protein ICln: MGLGLRNFTERNNNGQPDLDTENGEELMHMQRGVDLVLANLPPISSGTLYITTKQVIWLSDVDNTKGYAIDFLSISLHAVSRDPDAYPHPCLYTQIDTNAEEDGSENSDSESSDIQDLSRITEMRLIPSDPSQLDTLFQVFCECAELNPEPNDEEGEEHDWVFSADQMEGEEEEEEGYISPNLPNSLGQSNGHHDLARTVLEARDTELDMDAKKLLAVAIRTRQPHISFGLYSTCLRGFISTISVLRMQKRWSTMRMAPIIEWLCLAEHSI, translated from the exons ATGGGTTTAGGGTTGAGAAACTTCACTGAGAGAAACAATAATGGACAACCTGACCTGGACACTGAGAATGGGGAGGAACTCATGCACATGCAGCGTGGTGTGGACCTTGTGCTTGCCAACCTCCCTCCCATCTCCTCCGGCACACTCTATATTACTACCAA GCAAGTGATATGGCTCAGCGATGTAGACAACACCAAGGGATATGCTATTGATTTCTTGTCTATTTCCCTCCATGCCGTCTCAAGAGACCCAGATGCCTACCCCCATCCTTGTTTATACACCCAG ATTGACACTAATGCTGAAGAGGATGGTTCCGAAAACTCCGACTCTGAATCCAGTGACATACAGGATTTATCCAGGATCACAGAGATGAGGCTTATCCCCTCTGATCCTTCTCAAT TGGATACTTTGTTTCAAGTATTCTGTGAGTGTGCAGAGCTTAATCCAGAACCAAATGATG AGGAAGGAGAAGAGCATGATTGGGTTTTCAGTGCTGATCAGATGGAAGGGGAAGAGGAAG AGGAAGAAGGTTATATCTCTCCTAATCTACCGAACTCTCTTGGTCAGTCAAATGGACATCATGATCTAGCTCGTACAGTACTTGAG GCCCGAGACACTGAGCTAGATATGGATGCGAAAAAGTTGTTGGCAGTCGCTATAAGAACAAGACAGCCACACATATCATTTGGTCTTTATTCTACTTGTTTAAGGGG CTTCATATCAACGATCAGCGTTTTGAGGATGCAGAAGAGATGGAGCACGATGAGGATGGCACCCATAATTGAGTGGCTGTGTTTAGCCGAACATAGCATATGA
- the LOC112717812 gene encoding protein LNK1-like: protein MPDTLIVLKVQGKLSKPSVGKRKNGYLENGDSIHPYSQMEQYPHLKQPLEHHPVQFRPAGRSSVGGVSIGFLQEIDSSNAQESPSISSALDEISLEATCFRQLQQDMDQLDIRTKLCIRDSLYRLAKNDEQRHTDANVNGQLGDDIETRKALMTQGANRCIGFLDVETNTNPIDRSIAHLLFHKPSDASIFPCNDTTPFKSDSKDTWISDQSTSND from the exons ATGCCAGACACCCTAATTGTATTAAAGGTGCAGGGTAAGCTGTCAAAACCATCAGTTGGAAAGAGAAAAAATGGCTACCTAGAAAATGGTGATTCCATTCATCCCTATTCTCAGATGGAGCAATATCCACATCTGAAGCAACCTTTGGAGCATCATCCAGTGCA GTTTAGACCAGCGGGTAGGTCATCAGTTGGAGGAGTTAGCATTGGATTTTTACAGGAAATAGATTCTTCAAATGCTCAAGAAAGCCCATCCATTAGCTCAGCTTTGGATGAAATCTCACTTGAAGCAACTTGCTTTCGGCAACTCCAACAGGACATGGATCAG TTGGATATAAGAACTAAACTATGTATAAGGGACAGTCTGTACCGATTagctaagaatgatgaacaaagacaTACGGATGCAAATGTGAATGGTCAACTTGGTGATGATATTGAAACCCGGAAAGCATTAATGACACAGGGTGCAAACAG GTGTATTGGGTTCTTGGATGTGGAAACTAACACAAATCCCATTGATCGGTCTATAGCACATTTACTTTTTCATAAGCCCTCAGATGCATCAATATTTCCATGTAATGATACAACTCCTTTTAAATCGGATTC AAAAGATACATGGATCAGTGATCAATCCACCAGTAATGACTGA